A part of Haliotis asinina isolate JCU_RB_2024 chromosome 10, JCU_Hal_asi_v2, whole genome shotgun sequence genomic DNA contains:
- the LOC137298039 gene encoding carbohydrate sulfotransferase 11-like isoform X2: MISRKRQVLYIMVFVSAVSFFYNSNHVVNHSPHSVAPYSLVKSLQLTLQLPRNTTSRKVIVRSYMKNLQYQLAGRVQQQYQTLSFQQLEKIYSSRRRLVKDICRIRRSGKMKVDKLRQISVLRKPNLFYCAVPKAGSTFWRRVFVVAKRWKSGISSPYMYSYSDFITNNYALGIKLTKSNRKKDLQKTLKSSFKFLFTRDPYHRLFSTYIDKMLAPNSVFWEYTAKRAIKKVRTDGRFYTGCGADITFVELVRYLNTLHPNNYNEHLIPTTGKCDVCSVDYDVIGKMETFTNDAIYILNRTGLLGKKIVFYDMSTEHEVDYIIDAVVRGFRLKHVNRSAWIKCVSTHAGYQRIWRQLQIAGLIDKTRQYPLTSIGSEDVSVTEYINMALEAYRQSSPLSILNKKEAYLQAYSQLSLRDLEAIREKYLDDFYTFGYPDRPAELFHRTSIPQQNMFDYFDLL; the protein is encoded by the exons ATGATCAGTCGGAAAAGACAAGTGTTGTATATAATGGTCTTCGTCTCTGCTGTGTCGTTTTTCTACAACAGCAATCATGTAGTCA ACCACTCCCCGCACAGCGTGGCCCCGTACTCCCTTGTGAAGTCCCTCCAACTCACGTTACAACTGCCCCGAAACACAACGTCCAGGAAGGTCATCGTACGTAGCTACATGAAGAATCTACAATACCAACTTGCCGGGAGGGTTCAGCAGCAGTATCAG ACGTTATCGTTTCAACAATTAGAGAAAATTTACAGCTCCAGACGAAGGCTGGTTAAGGACATATGTCGAATCCGCAGAAGTGGGAAAATGAAGGTAGATAAACTCCGTCAGATTAGCGTTCTGAGAAAACCTAACCTGTTTTATTGTGCCGTGCCAAAAGCTGGGAGTACCTTTTGGAGACGAGTTTTTGTAGTAGCCAAAAGATGGAAATCTGGAATATCATCCCCGTATATGTATTCATACTCAGATTTTATAACTAATAATTACGCTCTGGGTATAAAACTGACAAAATCTAACCGAAAGAAAGATTTACAGAAAACTCTTAAGTCTTCTTTCAAATTCCTTTTCACACGTGACCCGTATCATAGACTATTTTCTACGTATATTGATAAAATGTTAGCTCCTAATAGTGTGTTTTGGGAGTATACTGCCAAACGGGCTATTAAGAAGGTTCGGACTGATGGACGGTTTTACACTGGGTGCGGAGCGGATATTACCTTTGTGGAATTAGTTCGGTACTTGAACACTCTTCATCCCAATAATTACAACGAGCACCTGATCCCCACGACTGGGAAATGCGACGTTTGCAGTGTCGATTATGACGTCATCGGCAAGATGGAGACCTTCACGAACGACgccatatatattttgaatagaACCGGTTTACTCGGGAAGAAGATTGTTTTCTACGACATGAGCACTGAGCATGAAGTTGATTACATCATCGATGCTGTCGTCAGGGGTTTTCGTCTAAAGCATGTCAACAGGAGTGCTTGGATCAAGTGTGTCAGCACCCATGCGGGATACCAACGAATATGGCGGCAGTTGCAAATCGCTGGACTGATAGACAAAACACGCCAATATCCGCTTACTTCTATCGGAAGTGAGGACGTCAGTGTAACGGAATATATAAATATGGCACTTGAAGCCTACAGACAGTCTAGTCCGTTATCCATCCTCAACAAAAAGGAAGCGTACTTGCAGGCATATTCGCAGTTGTCTTTGAGAGACTTGGAAGCCATCAGGGAGAAATACCTTGATGACTTCTACACGTTCGGGTATCCTGATCGGCCAGCCGAACTCTTCCACAGAACAAGTATTCctcaacaaaatatgtttgactACTTCGACCTGTTATAA
- the LOC137298039 gene encoding carbohydrate sulfotransferase 11-like isoform X1 has protein sequence MISRKRQVLYIMVFVSAVSFFYNSNHVVNHSPHSVAPYSLVKSLQLTLQLPRNTTSRKVIVRSYMKNLQYQLAGRVQQQYQAGDKEVYLRRRNHVKNACKKLNRTRKITPRELRLQTSVVHIPNLLYCAIPKCGTTFWRRVVVALRRKDPSIRSPFLLSYSDFNVNKAAFNRTLLKPKNLQALQHLLNNSLKFIFTRDPYQRLFSSYVDKIYAPNNQFWEVIAKKAALLIRKGIRDPNATCGQDLTFREMVRYLNSLPPQKYDEHFLPGSLKCDVCSVEYDVFGKMETFIKDMTYIFNTSDSFGRYLQFNDVTAEYKVDYIVDAVTRAFLFKNNDNKRWKSWTKCISTHAANQRIWRQLQIGGHIDKTDPYPLSPRESDVISMTEYINMALKAFKRSSKKAKAQKREAYLQAYSELTRDDLETLREKYLDDFYLYDYNDRPKDLFEQVGKEKVWDFNYYDLLNVK, from the exons ATGATCAGTCGGAAAAGACAAGTGTTGTATATAATGGTCTTCGTCTCTGCTGTGTCGTTTTTCTACAACAGCAATCATGTAGTCA ACCACTCCCCGCACAGCGTGGCCCCGTACTCCCTTGTGAAGTCCCTCCAACTCACGTTACAACTGCCCCGAAACACAACGTCCAGGAAGGTCATCGTACGTAGCTACATGAAGAATCTACAATACCAACTTGCCGGGAGGGTTCAGCAGCAGTATCAG gcTGGCGACAAAGAGGTGTACCTGAGGAGGCGCAACCACGTAAAGAACGCCTGCAAGAAGCTGAACCGCACTCGTAAAATAACCCCCAGGGAGCTCCGCCTGCAGACCAGCGTCGTTCATATCCCCAACCTGCTTTACTGTGCGATACCAAAGTGTGGGACTACTTTCTGGCGTAGAGTTGTTGTAGCACTCAGGCGGAAGGATCCATCTATAAGAAGCCCATTCCTGCTTTCTTATTCTGACTTTAATGTTAACAAGGCCGCCTTCAACAGAACCCTCCTGAAACCCAAGAACCTCCAAGCGCTGCAGCACTTGTTAAATAATTCCTTGAAATTTATCTTCACACGGGATCCATATCAAAGGTTATTTTCGTCGTATGTGGACAAAATCTACGCTCCAAATAATCAGTTCTGGGAGGTTATTGCCAAGAAGGCCGCATTGTTGATCCGGAAGGGCATCCGCGATCCTAATGCCACATGTGGTCAGGACCTTACGTTTAGAGAAATGGTTCGTTACCTGAACTCATTACCACCTCAGAAGTATGACGAGCATTTCTTGCCGGGTTCTCTGAAATGTGACGTGTGCAGCGTAGAGTATGACGTCTTTGGCAAAATGGAGACATTTATCAAGGATATGACTTACATATTTAATACCTCTGATTCATTTGGACGTTACTTACAGTTTAACGACGTGACCGCAGAGTATAAGGTTGACTACATCGTCGATGCCGTCACAAGggcgtttttgtttaaaaataatgacaataaaCGATGGAAAAGTTGGACCAAGTGCATCAGTACTCATGCAGCCAATCAGAGGATTTGGCGTCAATTACAAATAGGTGGACATATTGACAAGACGGACCCTTATCCCTTAAGCCCTCGGGAAAGCGACGTCATATCGATGACTGAATACATCAACATGGCGCTCAAGGCTTTTAAGAGATCGTCCAAGAAAGCCAAAGCTCAAAAGAGGGAAGCCTATTTGCAAGCATATAGTGAACTAACTCGTGATGATTTAGAAACCCTGAGAGAAAAATACTTAGACGATTTTTATCTTTATGACTACAATGATAGACCTAAAGATTTATTTGAGCAGGTCGGTAAAGAGAAAGTATGGGATTTCAATTACTATGATCTGCTGAATGTGAAATAA